atctgcaCATTGAGTAAACCTGAAAAATATAAACTTCAATTTCATATAAAGAAATTATACTACAGTTAATTCTGACACTGAATCTTGTATTGAGGGTCAAAattaaaggaagaagaaaattgCAACACCAAAAGTAAGATAAGTGACTAAAGAGTGTCTTTTTAACTGATGAATGGATTTGGAGGTAGGTGGTGGTGGGCTGTGAAAATAGAAAGGGAAATATGGTACAATTGGATTCGGGGGTGGTGGAGTTGGATACCCAGAAGGGTTATTGGTCGGTGGTGGATATCCGCCACCATTTCCACTGCCCCCGCCATCACTGTTGCCCTCACTATTGTTTGGGGGTGACACATAAGCCGGTGGCGGGGGTGGACAAATATAGCCAGATGAAGAGGGTGGGGGTGAAATAATTTGAGGAGGGGGTGGTGGGGGTGAAATTGGCTGACAAGGATTGTCACAAGAAGAGCACATTGTGCAAGAAGTTTGGTCTTTGGCCATAGCTTGAGAATAATGGTGGTTGAGTGAAATCAAGAAGAGGAGAGTGAAGATATGGAAAATGAATTGAGAATGTGGAGGTGGGGGAGtctccatttttttttccaagaaAGTTATGAACTTTGGGGATTCTTTTGCTCAAATATGGAGAAGATGAGAAAGATGGGAAAAAGAGTTTGGAAATATACAAAGCAAGTAGAAGGAGAAGAATAGCTTATGTCACTATAAAATGAAAAGAGTTTGGTGAAGATGTGAGTAGAAACAAATCTACAATTTAAAATGTAGCAAGTGTGTACACAAGTGGTTAGAAGAGAATTCTAACTTGAAAAGTTATGGatagaactttttttttttggtttttgttCAGTGTTTGATATTGGTGTTTGCGTTCAATAATTTAATGTAAGATCCATTAAAGAAGAAAACACTCCCTTTTAAgttttttccatatttcaaaactaaaatttgaaatttttagttaaGGATAGTCATGAATAGATCAGTAGTAGAAGAGAATTTTGACATAAAAGGTCATTTACCTTCaaaagtattatatatattctttgttAGAGAAGTAAGGTGGGTACATTCTATGTTGAAGATATAATTAAGGAAATATAAGTGTATTTGTTTAACAGCTTAAGTGGGAACAAATCTTTTTCAAATCTTAATACTAAATGAGACAATCGATATACTTCTATGTGAGAGAGTGTGCTGAAAATATCtaattaagaaaattaaaattacttcaACATGAATTTGCATCTTGAAAAGATAGAGGTAATAAAtgttaaattttctttgatttaattctttatttttgaacTCACTTGGTGAAAATTTGGATTTATCATTAAGAGACCATGGGAGATTGCATGTGTATTGATGACCGCACCTTTCTCCTCGCAGATTTTCAATCCTTCACAATGACCTCCTAAAGTTGATACCAATTTTCACTTAGATATctcaactaggctttgttcattcTAAATACCTCATGTCGGATTCCGTTCTgttattttgacatttttttacAATCAGTAAAAATATATGATGTGTATGTATTACACTCGCGAATGACGTGTAAAGTGACGAATTAAACGACGACGTTTGTCATTTTTGTCAAAAACAATTCTTaaataatgaattttgagtaaaaataaaaaatgaccaATGAATCAATGACACATGCTATTTTTGAAACCATTAAAAAGTTGCACCCCTCCCCCCCTCTTTTATTGTCTTCTCCACATACCCCTACCCCTTTGCAGAAACATCTGCTCACACCCCCCGCACCCCACCCCCCGGCGTTCTTCTCCAAATACGCCTATCCCTTTTGATTAATGTTTTTTCCAAATATCTTGTTTTGCTGAAATAACCCCTATCCTTTTGTCTTTTTCATCAAATACCAAGTTCTAAATAGCTCTAGAATTcaccaattttttttcatttttctgtaaataatttttttaaaaaagaatttcattaatatttaatatttaaattttgaaatgggTCTATTCCCATTAATTTTCACCATTTTGTAGTAACTATCTTCGTTCACCATTGATGGAATCTAAGTTAGCAAAAATGGTGGATGAAAATGgggaaaaagaaggaaaagaaatttaaaatggaCTAAATCAGGTCTTTCACGCGCGGTCAACGAGTGTATCACACTTACTATGCCATGTAAgcaaaaaatgtcaaaatgacacaacgGGATTCGACATGAGGTGTCTAGAATGAACAAAATCTAGTTAAGgtatctaagtgaaagttgatgccaactttaggggggcACCGATGGGTTTGGCCAAATCGAATTGAGATCAATAATTTgagttgaaaaaaaaatattggttTATAAATAATGGGTATTGATTTAGTGATTTTGatcatgattttgattttttaattattgggtTATCGATTCTTAACGGTTTTAGGTTTTTTCTTAAAGGGTTAATTGATAATCCGAtagtaaattaaataattatatttatgtcatttggtGTATAAAGTCCTTGAATTAGAGTTTagtttcatacttttatttctgAATGTCTCAAACTCTCAGTTATTCTACAATGTTACAGTATTTTCTTTTGAGCAAGATGCAATCCGTCAATTCATGTGCATGATTCATTTTGTTTGTCACCTTGTTTCTAAgtaattttcaataaaaaatattatgtcaAATCTTAACGATTAAACCAATAATCAATCGATAATGATCAATAACTGATAAATCAATAACCGATAAACCAATATCTTAAtggttttataatattttattatgtctACAAAGTGATAACCAATAAATCAAACCgataaactttaaatttaaacCGATCTGACATTATGTAGCCCTAATCACAACGACAAATAACAATACGTACACTAGTACAATTTTAATACAGTGCAAGGTTGGCACTTTGTCCTAGCACTGAAATTTGGAATTCTTATGTAacgatgtatatatatatatatataactcttCCGATTTGATGCCGCCCCTGAATTCGAAACCATCACTTCAGTTGTTTCGCatcggctatatatatatatatatatttttttttttactgctATAATGAAATGCTATTGAATTTCAATTAGCGTTCCCATGTTTTCGTTATCtgcttataaaaataataacaccttcattttTTAAGAATCATAATAGTTCAGTTGATAATTCGTCTCTTTTGATTTGTGCTTTATTATTATACATTACATTGCCTAAGATATACTcactttatttcaaaataattaaattgttagAATATTTAACaccatttaagaaaataatattaagaCATAAATTAGACATTGCTTTTCATTCTTACTCTTACTAATTACTTTATCGGTTTGTATTTATATGTCGTCCTTATTAAAAGTGGATGTTCCTTAATACTCTCTTCgtcccattttagttgtcaGATATACTAAAAATTGATTTCCCAAATTAGTtgtcaatttaaacaatcaagaAATAATTAGTTACTTTTTTCCAACTCTACTCTTAGTAATTAAGTCATTTTGAAATGTAAAAAAAGTTATTACTATAATTCTACTCTATTATTACAATTTTCAATACAGAAAACATCAATCTATGATATTTAatgtataaatttaataattcaTTACTAAAAACTAATTGTCATAATGATTGAAGAATATTTATAGTAGGGTTATATTAGTCAAATATccttattaatttttcttaagAGTTGTGTAAGATCTTATCTTGACAATTAAAATGGAACAAAAAGAGTACTTATCATTTCTCAAAACCAATACATAAATAACGCTATTCTTTCTATGTTATTCTCGAGAATTATTAACcttaaaagtaaaaatttaattaaaaattaaataattaattcatatttattaatcaattttattaattaaaataaattaatttatattcatttattaaaaacaaacttcaaaaaaaaaggtACCACCGAAAACAGCACCTATGACGTGGTCTTTGTCTTGTGACCAAGCTTGACGATCTCACCGACAATACTTCCTTTTCTCGAGACTTAATGAATGATTTTTTAAAGTCAAATTAgattaatatttaaaaagaaaaaatcatctaaatgtataatatttaaaaaatatttaccatatagatcaacataattattttaactatatatagtaaattatttgaattaaattaagtaCGGTTCATACTCTTCTAAAACTCTCACCCGCTATTTTCTCTTTCTCTgtttctgtcatgacccaaccccgtaggccgtgactggtgccccaagttgggcacccaaacgtacccttagcccaaattagTACATTATCTGAGTAACATAGGTAATGATCAGAAGGGATCTCCAAAtagatcacaaaaatagatatagCGCACGAGGATCGATAGGCTATCGCAAAACACACAAAacctaaaacatatatacaaaacccacaacataactctgtctacaaatctctacagatgatagcatagtcatatgacgggacaggaccccgtcgtacccctgaccaaaatatccaaatatatagagataaagtcagtaccaaaatacaagctccgaacaagaGAGCACTATCAACGATGCAGCAAATGTCCTAAACAGATGGATCAGCAAATTGaacttcggtacctgcgggcatgtaacgcagcccccaaagaaaaggggtcagtacgaaaaatgtaccgaatatgtaaagcatgaattgtaataaataaaatcatgatcTGAATTGTATGtgcaaaaaatgaaataaatgttcagaatttcaaaatacttatcataatcccaaattatatatgcaaATACATATGCCGTATTCGGCCCCATttcatgggactcagtgaacaaaacgtggtcgccctcctgtcattggcgccacagcacatcataacaccagagtaagaaatatctccgtaacagatcatatcatatcagatggtcatatcaaatcatatcatattatatatgtacatggcacaacataactccgtggcataacatacaccacaacccatgtacatgtcatacctgccccctcacgttgggGCATGGCGAAAAAATACAGAGGAgtacgcttgataacatatcctggcccaggctcagtgaaagaatgtttacagtatgcacgagtagagtagtgagaaactaaatgcaatttaaaatataaaaacatttatagaGACTCAATAGCTTAATCCTGATGACAAGTCATATAAAAGAAACTGAGCTATAATCATAGTGTACTTCTTTCcgatgtcacgatggtctatgtcaaaacaGTATTTCAGAAATTATTTTCCATATTTTGAAACATAATATGGGGATCAATTGAACAATTGAAAtaactatcatttaaaaatcaagataatagttatttcaagtaaccttcgattgtcattatgaatttaactaaagcatgaattatatcaaaagatgaattataccaaaaaag
This Solanum dulcamara chromosome 8, daSolDulc1.2, whole genome shotgun sequence DNA region includes the following protein-coding sequences:
- the LOC129900432 gene encoding extensin-like; amino-acid sequence: METPPPPHSQFIFHIFTLLFLISLNHHYSQAMAKDQTSCTMCSSCDNPCQPISPPPPPPQIISPPPSSSGYICPPPPPAYVSPPNNSEGNSDGGGSGNGGGYPPPTNNPSGYPTPPPPNPIVPYFPFYFHSPPPPTSKSIHQLKRHSLVTYLTFGVAIFFFL